The Kocuria flava nucleotide sequence CCGCCCTGGAGTCCGACGACGACTGGTTCCGCGGCCTGTACTGGTCGGTGGTCACCGGCTCCACCACCGGCTACGGCGACGTCCTGCCGCAGAGCACGGCCGCGACCGTGCTGACCATCTACGCGATCGCCTCCTCCTGGTTGCTGAACCTCGTCGTGGCGACGCTGCTGATCAAGAACGTCATCCCCGAACCCCACCTGTTCACCGACGCGGAGCAGCGCCACGGCCAGGCCCACGACGCCGTGCAGACCGCCCACGCCCGCTACCAGACCGCCATGCTCGAGGAGCTCTGCCGGCACCGGACGGACGCCGATCCGCACACGGACCCGGCCTACCGGCAGCTGCGGGACGCCGAGGAGCGGCTGCACGACGCCGAGGCGGCCCTGCGGGACGAGCAGCACGAGCGCGGTGAGGCCCGGGCGCCCGGCGCACCCTGACGGCCCGGAGGCGTCCCCTCCGGCGCGACGTCCGCCTGCGCCGTTGCGTGCAGGAAGGGCTGCCGCATCAGCGTGTTCGCGGCGACCCCTCGGCCGGCGGCTGGTCCCGGAGCTGCTCGGCGTGCTGGTGCCAGCGGTTCTCCAGCCGGACTGCGTTCTCCAGCCAGCCGCCTGTGACCGGGAAGGGGACGACCTCCTCGGTGGTCGCGAAGTACCCGAGCTGGGCCTCGGTGCTGAGGCAGGTCTCGCCCCTCCAGGACAGTGCGCGGGCGGTGTAGCCCAGCTCGACGCCGTGCTTGCGCAGCTCGGTGATCCAGGTGTCGACCGCGGGATCCTGGTGCGAGGAGAAGGGCACGCTGGTGATCTGCCGGCGCCCGTCCTGGTCGAACAGGACGTGCAGGACCGGGGCCGACTCGGTGAGCGCCCCGCCGCCGTTCTGGACCAGGACGATGCGGCGCACGATCCGGTAGGAGGCCACGACGGAGGCCACGTCCGCCCAGGGGATGCTCCGGCGGACCGGGGCGTCGGCACCGACGGTGCTCCACTCGGTGGTCTCGATGCCGGCCTCGTGCAGGGTGCAGGTCGAGCGGTGGCGGGCGTGCCAGGCGCCTCGCCGCAGCAGGTCCACCGTTTTGACCAGGAGCAGGACTCCGGCCGCGACGGGAATCAGCGTGAACAGCAGCCACGGGTTCCCGAACGCGATCATCAGCCAGGCCGGCACGCCGATGAAGAGCCCGGCGAGAACCGCCAGGAAGAACAGTCCGACCACCGCGGCTCCGCGCCAGAA carries:
- a CDS encoding potassium channel family protein, which translates into the protein MSTPRVPPRPRPAARLSRTGETLLTHARRAWPGIRREVLPALLVFWVNLVACGLAFAALESDDDWFRGLYWSVVTGSTTGYGDVLPQSTAATVLTIYAIASSWLLNLVVATLLIKNVIPEPHLFTDAEQRHGQAHDAVQTAHARYQTAMLEELCRHRTDADPHTDPAYRQLRDAEERLHDAEAALRDEQHERGEARAPGAP